The following proteins come from a genomic window of Edaphobacter sp. 4G125:
- a CDS encoding WH2 domain-containing protein → MGVCYRVVMLKLLFALAVSALLVEQTVPAQTMSVQGVSSSSVVRQPASEDAVERNIRAIRSGSGLPRLKRVPPSESELELTCTAAVTGQEVHDPELGNLRTYVTSDLTSQPEQLKLVALGTSQFPDGGPRKPVYSDKSWPRYSIVVF, encoded by the coding sequence GTGGGCGTTTGCTATCGTGTTGTCATGCTCAAGCTTCTGTTCGCGTTGGCTGTCTCTGCTCTTCTTGTTGAGCAGACCGTTCCAGCGCAGACAATGTCTGTTCAAGGAGTCTCCAGTAGCTCCGTGGTGCGTCAACCCGCTTCGGAAGATGCGGTCGAACGGAATATCCGAGCTATCCGATCAGGCAGTGGTCTGCCTCGTCTGAAACGGGTTCCACCATCTGAGTCGGAACTAGAGCTGACCTGCACAGCTGCGGTCACCGGCCAGGAAGTTCACGATCCTGAACTCGGCAATCTCCGCACATACGTGACAAGCGATCTGACAAGTCAGCCGGAGCAGTTGAAGCTGGTTGCGCTAGGCACCTCACAGTTCCCCGACGGTGGACCTCGAAAACCCGTGTACTCAGATAAAAGCTGGCCACGGTACTCGATCGTCGTCTTTTAG
- a CDS encoding TonB-dependent siderophore receptor, with amino-acid sequence MKKGARRERRRRQFATSKNWLAVGTLAATVMGVGRQSQAAVSGSESASSAGAPAAANLPVKRITIAAGSLEDALKAYEQATGLHVKVNLPDGTLAGFQTKGASGLFSEEEAMRHLLSGTGLSYRREGGDIVIELRANDSVDVSTSPNSIELGQFTETLTDTPQTVNVVPQFIMQEQAVTTLRDSLRNVPGISIAAGEAGAQGDNLTIRGFSARNDMFIDGIRDFGSYYRDSFNYESVQVLQGPAGVEFGRGSTGGVINQESKFPADHEFIRGSLQLGTNAMRRLTADVNEPLDNIAPGTALRLNVMGMQSNVAQRDYAETKRYGIAPAIAFGLHRATHGDITYLHEAEDSVPDYGLPYFGVQTAKVNRKTFYGYAHESYLKTTPDIVTGRIEHDFTNGLILRSTVRWGNYPRDLRVVEPQINTVPTYSVVNGVGMATCSPTAATPCYSMNTPLSNVKVRRAIIARNATEDILWDQTQAIARLKVKNIENNFVVTIEGGRERSRPRSLSYAATIFTPAINPSAEDLLPAATSVGARTYVTSNAYGVSGMDTLKLTQWLQLSGGVRFDYFNTTVDPTATSPKVSQLIQQPTYRGAIVIKPARNGSVYFDYGTSFNPAAESLSLSANNALQDPQENETYEVGTKWDLLNDKLNLNGAYFRTNKSNVYETNPVDTTQVLNVGNQRVQGIQVGALGHMASHFDLIVGYAYLNGIVTNSVLNASPFSSLFKPNDPVFGIYPYFISPNNFPLANVPRNSGNLWVTHNLPWRFVGGFGGNFVGPRRASSTAMVAVPQTSAATPVLATPLAFKSINGYWTFNAMLRRPISDRLEFQANLMNLTNKFFIDQPHPNHLIPGEGFNAQFGFNAHF; translated from the coding sequence ATGAAGAAGGGTGCGAGAAGAGAGCGGCGGAGGCGTCAGTTTGCGACGTCAAAGAACTGGCTGGCGGTGGGGACCCTGGCGGCAACGGTGATGGGGGTGGGCCGGCAGTCGCAGGCAGCAGTGAGCGGAAGCGAGAGCGCGTCGTCGGCGGGTGCTCCAGCGGCTGCGAACCTTCCAGTGAAGAGGATCACTATTGCTGCTGGAAGCCTGGAAGATGCTCTGAAGGCCTATGAGCAGGCGACGGGCCTTCATGTAAAGGTGAATCTTCCGGATGGAACGCTGGCAGGGTTTCAGACGAAGGGTGCGTCGGGACTCTTCTCGGAAGAAGAGGCGATGCGCCATCTGCTGTCGGGCACAGGACTGAGCTATCGTCGCGAAGGCGGAGACATTGTTATTGAACTGCGTGCGAATGACTCGGTCGATGTTTCTACTTCGCCGAACTCAATTGAGCTGGGACAGTTCACGGAAACGCTGACCGACACTCCGCAGACGGTGAATGTGGTTCCGCAGTTCATCATGCAGGAGCAGGCGGTAACGACGCTGCGGGACAGTCTGCGAAATGTTCCGGGCATCAGCATTGCAGCGGGTGAGGCGGGTGCGCAGGGAGACAACCTGACGATCCGTGGATTTTCAGCGCGCAACGATATGTTTATCGATGGCATTCGTGACTTCGGCTCGTATTATCGCGACTCGTTCAACTACGAGTCGGTTCAGGTGCTGCAAGGGCCCGCGGGTGTGGAATTTGGACGTGGATCGACGGGTGGTGTGATCAATCAGGAATCGAAGTTTCCAGCCGATCATGAGTTCATTCGTGGATCTCTGCAGCTTGGCACGAATGCGATGAGAAGACTGACGGCGGATGTAAATGAGCCGTTAGACAACATTGCTCCGGGAACAGCGCTTCGGCTGAATGTGATGGGAATGCAGTCGAATGTGGCGCAGCGAGACTATGCAGAGACAAAGCGATATGGCATTGCTCCGGCGATTGCGTTTGGACTGCATCGAGCGACGCATGGAGACATTACGTATCTGCATGAGGCTGAAGACAGCGTTCCGGACTATGGTCTGCCGTACTTCGGTGTCCAGACGGCAAAGGTCAATCGCAAGACGTTTTATGGATATGCGCATGAGAGCTATCTGAAGACGACCCCGGATATTGTGACGGGGAGAATCGAACACGACTTTACGAATGGGTTGATTCTGCGGTCAACGGTGCGGTGGGGAAATTATCCGCGCGATCTCCGAGTCGTGGAGCCGCAAATCAATACGGTGCCAACGTACTCGGTGGTGAATGGAGTTGGCATGGCGACGTGTTCGCCGACGGCTGCGACTCCCTGCTACAGCATGAATACTCCGCTGAGCAATGTTAAGGTGCGCCGCGCCATTATTGCCCGGAATGCAACCGAAGATATTTTGTGGGACCAGACGCAGGCGATTGCCCGGCTGAAGGTCAAGAACATTGAGAACAACTTTGTCGTGACCATTGAAGGGGGACGGGAGCGTTCGCGTCCCCGTAGCCTCAGCTATGCGGCGACGATTTTTACTCCGGCGATCAATCCCAGCGCAGAGGATCTTCTCCCGGCGGCAACATCGGTTGGCGCACGCACGTATGTGACTTCGAATGCATATGGCGTCTCAGGCATGGACACGCTGAAGCTTACGCAGTGGTTGCAGCTTTCCGGTGGTGTGCGGTTCGATTACTTCAACACTACGGTCGATCCGACAGCGACGAGCCCGAAGGTTTCGCAGCTGATTCAGCAGCCAACGTATCGCGGCGCAATTGTGATCAAACCAGCACGCAACGGTAGCGTGTACTTCGATTACGGGACTTCGTTCAATCCCGCAGCGGAGTCACTTTCGCTGAGTGCTAACAATGCTCTGCAGGACCCTCAGGAGAACGAGACCTATGAGGTCGGTACGAAGTGGGACCTGTTGAACGACAAGTTGAACCTGAACGGAGCTTACTTCCGTACGAATAAGTCAAACGTGTATGAGACGAATCCTGTGGATACAACGCAGGTGTTGAATGTTGGTAACCAGCGGGTGCAGGGAATCCAGGTTGGTGCACTGGGCCACATGGCGTCGCACTTTGACCTGATCGTGGGGTATGCGTATCTGAATGGCATCGTGACCAATAGTGTCTTGAATGCGTCGCCTTTCAGCTCGTTGTTCAAGCCGAACGATCCAGTGTTTGGGATTTATCCGTACTTCATTTCGCCAAATAATTTTCCACTGGCGAATGTTCCTAGAAACTCGGGCAATCTATGGGTAACGCACAATCTTCCGTGGCGGTTTGTGGGAGGCTTTGGAGGGAACTTTGTCGGACCGCGCCGGGCCAGTTCAACGGCGATGGTTGCTGTTCCGCAGACAAGTGCTGCTACTCCGGTTCTTGCGACTCCGCTGGCGTTCAAGTCGATCAATGGTTATTGGACGTTCAATGCGATGCTGCGCAGGCCCATCAGCGACCGGTTGGAGTTTCAGGCAAACCTGATGAACCTGACAAATAAGTTTTTCATCGATCAACCGCATCCGAATCACTTGATTCCTGGCGAGGGATTCAATGCACAGTTCGGATTCAATGCACACTTCTAA
- a CDS encoding RidA family protein: protein MSREYFSSNPAAPFSDAVLVDGKTLYLSGRIGLIPGTTKVPDTAEEEAHLVMQDFQRVLAMAGMTMENLVSVQIFASDVSLWEQFNAVYRSYFTGKLPARAFLGSGKLLFGARFELQGIATKD, encoded by the coding sequence ATGAGCCGCGAATATTTTTCGAGTAATCCTGCCGCACCCTTCTCAGATGCCGTTCTTGTGGACGGTAAAACTCTCTATCTTTCGGGCCGCATAGGGCTGATTCCGGGGACGACCAAGGTTCCGGACACGGCAGAAGAAGAGGCGCATCTTGTGATGCAAGATTTTCAGCGTGTGCTGGCGATGGCAGGGATGACGATGGAGAATCTGGTGTCGGTGCAGATCTTTGCCAGCGATGTCTCGTTGTGGGAGCAGTTCAACGCGGTCTACCGCAGCTACTTTACCGGGAAGCTTCCGGCGCGTGCGTTTCTTGGCTCGGGCAAATTGCTGTTTGGGGCTCGGTTTGAGCTACAGGGAATTGCAACGAAGGATTAG
- a CDS encoding YceH family protein: MSLDAVQVRVLGSLIEKEITTPENYPLSLNALVNACNQRSSRDPVLELTDDEVRQALHTLEDQGFITTVHDARVPKYEHRARTVLNLRRDETAVICLLMLRGPQTPGELRGRSERLYAFDDISSVQSTLDRLASREASTEPPASPGATGPLVVMLPRQPGSRESRYAHLLSGAPEIPQVASSSSTPYAPSLAERVTELESALNHLNETLATLQARVQTLESSS; the protein is encoded by the coding sequence ATGTCTCTTGACGCTGTCCAGGTCCGAGTCCTCGGCTCTCTTATTGAAAAAGAGATCACTACACCAGAAAACTACCCTCTATCGTTGAATGCTCTGGTTAATGCCTGTAATCAACGCTCCAGCCGCGACCCGGTTCTCGAACTCACCGACGACGAGGTTCGCCAGGCCCTGCATACACTCGAAGATCAAGGCTTTATCACCACCGTCCATGACGCTCGAGTTCCGAAATACGAGCACCGCGCCCGCACCGTCCTTAATCTTCGCCGCGATGAAACTGCTGTAATCTGCCTTCTGATGCTGCGTGGTCCGCAGACTCCGGGCGAACTTCGCGGTCGCTCCGAGCGTCTCTATGCCTTCGACGACATCTCGTCCGTGCAGTCCACCTTGGATCGGCTGGCCTCACGCGAAGCCTCCACCGAGCCGCCTGCCAGCCCTGGCGCTACGGGGCCGCTCGTCGTCATGCTTCCCCGTCAACCTGGCTCACGCGAGTCCCGTTATGCTCACCTGCTCTCTGGAGCTCCCGAGATTCCCCAGGTGGCATCTTCATCGTCTACACCTTATGCTCCTTCTCTTGCTGAGCGAGTCACCGAGCTGGAATCCGCATTGAACCATCTCAACGAAACGCTGGCCACGCTCCAGGCGCGCGTCCAGACACTTGAATCTTCTTCGTGA
- a CDS encoding PAS domain-containing sensor histidine kinase: protein MSNPNVIPDDSFSRRQSIGRRQDDMRSDDLSRLLLQIPAGILCINRAWQITFANPESRRILDIHPRHIQTDILWTIFPDLVGTDLEHISRSVMHARIPAYLEYFSRRRDIWLEIHILPFSDGISLVLHDITDRKGAELLRDVASRQLLQVLEATTDAVVSVNREETFTFLNRRARQMLSAKGDLLGKKIWHEFPASSDQFRHHYDRAMCDGIASDFEDFYPEPLNLWLSIQIRPSDDGVVIFFRDITTRRKADQALLQQRDLLSIVQQTARVATWDVELSTGKITFGIGSYPVFGHPFADLPDLRAFRKFIPSEHVTAIDELLLQTRQTGEMIVTDFPIRAANGSILWIECRCQALIVNGVAIRLRGLALDISDRKTFAETLQQRQEETERQRAELETIYRTAPVGLALFDPVEFRYLRVNDRQAETIGLSREQIIGRSITEIAPLDGIEDLFRQVASGGAVRNHLFEGVLPTRPGEHRFWNVNYAPVHGSDGQVEAIAAVIQEMTHQKKAERALIQSEKLAAVGRLASSISHEINNPLEAITNLLYLIQSSNDLPPSLAGYVHTAQSELSRVCQIATQTLRFHRQAVSATWVTAKDLIDAVLNLYHGRLLNSGIVVKTLYATSQPILCFENDIRQVLNNLIANAIDAMRQGGRLIIRAHHATDQRNGHKGIRITIADTGYGMSPAVRARIFEPFYTTKDLNGTGLGLWISSGIVKRHQGKLTLRSTQHAIHHGTVFSLFLPHFEEPQQLSEQES, encoded by the coding sequence ATGTCGAATCCAAATGTCATCCCGGACGATAGCTTCTCCCGCAGACAGAGCATCGGAAGACGACAGGATGACATGCGCAGCGACGATCTCTCTCGCCTGTTGCTCCAGATTCCCGCAGGTATTCTCTGCATCAATCGTGCATGGCAGATCACTTTCGCCAATCCGGAGAGCCGCAGAATTCTCGATATCCATCCCAGGCATATCCAAACAGATATCCTTTGGACGATATTCCCAGATCTCGTCGGCACCGATCTCGAGCATATCTCCCGCTCCGTTATGCACGCCCGCATCCCAGCCTATTTGGAATATTTCAGCAGGCGCCGCGATATCTGGCTAGAGATCCACATCCTTCCCTTCTCTGACGGAATCTCTCTTGTTCTGCATGACATCACCGACCGTAAAGGAGCAGAACTCCTTCGTGATGTCGCATCCCGTCAGCTCCTACAGGTACTTGAGGCGACTACGGATGCAGTCGTCAGCGTAAACCGCGAAGAGACCTTTACCTTCCTCAATCGCCGCGCGCGCCAGATGCTCTCTGCCAAAGGAGACCTCCTCGGCAAGAAAATATGGCATGAGTTCCCTGCATCCTCCGACCAGTTTCGCCATCATTACGATCGCGCCATGTGCGATGGCATTGCCAGTGATTTCGAAGATTTTTATCCCGAGCCTCTCAATCTCTGGCTCTCGATTCAGATTCGACCTTCTGATGACGGAGTCGTGATCTTCTTTCGCGATATCACTACGCGCCGCAAAGCGGACCAGGCTCTCCTGCAACAGCGCGACCTTCTCTCAATCGTCCAACAAACCGCCCGAGTGGCGACCTGGGACGTTGAGCTTTCAACTGGAAAAATCACGTTCGGAATAGGTTCCTATCCTGTCTTTGGCCATCCCTTCGCTGATCTCCCTGACCTGCGCGCCTTCCGCAAATTCATTCCCTCCGAGCACGTCACAGCGATCGATGAACTGCTACTTCAGACACGCCAGACTGGCGAAATGATTGTCACAGATTTCCCCATCCGTGCTGCCAATGGCTCCATCCTATGGATTGAGTGCCGTTGCCAGGCGCTGATCGTTAACGGAGTTGCTATTCGTTTGCGTGGCCTTGCGCTCGACATCTCCGATCGCAAGACATTCGCTGAAACGCTGCAACAGCGACAGGAAGAAACCGAACGCCAGCGCGCCGAGCTGGAAACCATTTACCGTACGGCCCCTGTTGGCCTCGCCCTGTTCGATCCCGTTGAATTTCGATATCTCCGCGTAAACGATAGACAAGCTGAAACCATTGGTCTATCGCGCGAACAGATCATTGGGCGAAGCATCACCGAAATCGCCCCACTCGATGGAATCGAAGATCTCTTTCGTCAGGTCGCCTCCGGTGGAGCCGTTCGCAATCACCTCTTTGAGGGAGTGCTTCCTACACGTCCTGGAGAACATCGTTTCTGGAACGTAAACTACGCTCCTGTTCATGGCTCAGATGGACAGGTTGAGGCAATAGCAGCCGTCATTCAGGAGATGACACATCAAAAGAAAGCGGAACGGGCTCTCATTCAGAGTGAAAAGCTCGCTGCTGTTGGCAGGCTCGCAAGCTCTATCTCACACGAGATCAATAACCCACTCGAGGCCATCACCAATCTTCTGTATCTCATCCAATCCTCCAACGATCTTCCGCCCAGTCTCGCAGGCTACGTTCACACTGCTCAAAGTGAACTCTCACGCGTCTGCCAGATTGCAACCCAGACCCTTCGCTTCCATCGTCAGGCAGTCAGCGCAACATGGGTCACCGCCAAAGACCTTATCGATGCAGTGCTGAATCTTTATCACGGCCGTCTTCTCAACTCCGGCATCGTGGTCAAAACGCTGTATGCAACCTCACAGCCCATTCTCTGTTTTGAAAACGACATTCGCCAGGTTCTCAACAACCTGATTGCGAATGCAATCGATGCCATGCGCCAGGGAGGAAGACTAATCATCCGGGCGCACCATGCCACAGATCAACGCAACGGACACAAGGGAATTCGTATCACAATCGCCGATACCGGCTACGGGATGTCCCCTGCGGTTCGTGCTCGCATCTTCGAACCCTTCTATACCACGAAGGATCTCAACGGCACGGGCCTGGGACTCTGGATCTCCTCCGGCATCGTCAAACGTCATCAGGGGAAGCTGACGCTGCGCAGTACACAGCACGCTATCCACCATGGCACGGTCTTCTCACTCTTCCTGCCACATTTCGAAGAGCCGCAGCAGCTGTCAGAACAAGAATCATAG
- a CDS encoding DUF882 domain-containing protein, with amino-acid sequence MGKISRLGLAAAFVGALFAGQNHLAHARDVDSKASSVGEEYRLRLHHLHTGEDIDVVYRVGDTYLPAAMEKLNYFLRDHRTQTESEYDPKEFDLLHSLMEKLGRPDGVIDIVCGYRTPWSNKLLRSRSRNSGVAEHSQHMQAKAIDIRVPGVTTTNLRDAALSLGAGGVGYYPVNQFVHVDVGPVREWSYGRVSRRRVQRRSIAKSTRRLPHRASSTVTGE; translated from the coding sequence ATGGGAAAGATAAGCAGGCTGGGCTTGGCCGCAGCTTTCGTAGGGGCGCTTTTTGCGGGACAAAACCATCTGGCCCATGCCAGGGATGTAGATAGCAAAGCCTCTTCCGTGGGGGAGGAGTATCGGCTACGGCTGCATCACCTGCATACAGGGGAAGACATCGATGTAGTGTATCGAGTGGGAGATACCTATCTGCCCGCAGCGATGGAGAAGCTGAATTACTTTCTTCGTGATCATCGGACTCAGACAGAGAGCGAATACGATCCGAAGGAATTCGATCTACTGCATTCCCTGATGGAGAAGCTAGGCCGGCCGGATGGAGTGATTGATATTGTCTGTGGATACCGTACGCCGTGGAGTAATAAGCTGCTGCGTTCCCGGTCACGAAACTCTGGTGTAGCCGAACATAGCCAGCATATGCAGGCCAAGGCGATTGATATTCGGGTACCCGGAGTGACGACAACAAATCTGCGCGATGCTGCACTCAGTCTTGGTGCAGGAGGCGTGGGATATTATCCGGTGAATCAGTTTGTGCATGTGGATGTAGGGCCTGTACGGGAATGGTCCTATGGCCGTGTTAGCCGCCGTCGCGTACAGAGACGATCGATTGCAAAGTCTACAAGGCGCTTGCCTCATCGTGCCAGCTCCACTGTGACCGGCGAGTAG
- a CDS encoding Fe2+-dependent dioxygenase: MLITIPDVLSAAEVAQMRAKLDATNWVDGKVTAGYQAQRVKENEQLPETSPLAQELGDLVLKGLARSPMFMSAALPLRVFPPMFNRYRGGGKFGTHVDTAIRQQVTTGQRIRTDISATLFLTPPEDYDGGELVVEDTYGTHSVKLPIGHMVLYPATSLHRVEPVTRGARVSSFFWIQSMIRTDADRAMLFELDQTIQRLAVELPGSPLGVNLTGVYHNLLRRWAEM, from the coding sequence ATGCTGATTACGATTCCTGACGTACTGAGTGCAGCGGAAGTAGCGCAGATGCGGGCAAAGCTCGATGCGACGAACTGGGTGGATGGCAAGGTGACGGCGGGTTACCAGGCGCAGCGTGTTAAAGAGAATGAACAACTTCCAGAGACTTCGCCGCTTGCGCAGGAATTGGGTGATCTTGTGTTGAAGGGACTCGCACGATCGCCGATGTTTATGTCGGCGGCGCTCCCGTTGCGGGTGTTTCCGCCGATGTTTAACCGCTATCGCGGTGGGGGGAAGTTCGGGACACATGTGGATACGGCGATCCGGCAGCAGGTGACGACGGGGCAGAGAATCCGCACGGATATTTCCGCGACGTTATTTCTTACGCCGCCGGAAGATTATGACGGCGGAGAATTAGTTGTCGAGGACACATACGGAACGCACAGCGTGAAGCTGCCGATAGGCCATATGGTGTTGTATCCAGCGACCAGTCTGCATCGCGTGGAGCCGGTAACACGAGGGGCACGGGTCTCGAGCTTCTTCTGGATTCAGAGCATGATTCGCACAGATGCAGATCGCGCGATGCTGTTCGAACTGGACCAGACAATACAGCGGCTAGCAGTGGAGCTTCCGGGGAGCCCATTAGGAGTGAATCTTACGGGGGTGTATCACAATCTATTGCGGCGTTGGGCTGAGATGTAG
- a CDS encoding IS110 family RNA-guided transposase has translation MQAVRSFVGMDVHKETISISVAEDGRNGPVRFIGVIPNQPDDIAKMAKRLAKHGELDFCYEAGGCGYNIYRQLTALGHSCTVAATSMIPRKPGERIKTDRRDSQKLAILHRSGDLTQVWVPDATHEALRDLVRARVDASMHLMRCRQQLLAFLLRHGRSYPTGKHWTQRHRSWLAGQTFQVEVHRIVFRDYVEAVWTAQERRDALIERIGAMTASWSLGPLVEALRGLRGIDLLSSATFLATTGDLSRFESPRMLMGYLGLVPSEHSSGGSIRRGGITKTGNREARRMLIEAAWSYRYPARVAKEKAEILVRLPKNVRDIAWKAQTRLCARYRTMIARGKKPTVVVAALARELAGFIWAIGQEMRLSGA, from the coding sequence ATGCAGGCAGTCAGATCATTCGTTGGGATGGACGTCCACAAGGAGACCATTTCGATTAGCGTGGCCGAAGATGGACGGAACGGCCCGGTGCGGTTTATCGGCGTCATACCCAACCAGCCGGATGACATCGCGAAGATGGCCAAGCGGCTTGCGAAGCACGGCGAGCTCGATTTCTGTTACGAAGCCGGCGGTTGCGGCTACAACATCTATCGCCAACTCACTGCGTTGGGCCACAGTTGCACGGTCGCGGCGACCTCGATGATTCCGCGCAAGCCGGGTGAGAGGATCAAGACGGATCGGCGGGACTCGCAGAAGCTGGCGATCCTGCACCGATCTGGTGACCTAACGCAGGTGTGGGTGCCGGACGCGACACATGAGGCGTTGCGTGATCTCGTTCGTGCGCGTGTGGATGCATCCATGCATCTGATGCGCTGTCGTCAGCAGTTACTCGCGTTCCTGCTCCGCCACGGGCGATCTTATCCAACCGGCAAGCACTGGACGCAGCGCCACCGTTCCTGGCTAGCTGGACAGACCTTTCAAGTGGAAGTTCATCGCATCGTGTTCCGTGATTATGTCGAAGCAGTGTGGACTGCACAGGAGAGAAGAGACGCGCTGATCGAACGGATCGGTGCGATGACGGCAAGCTGGTCGCTTGGCCCATTGGTCGAAGCACTGCGCGGCTTGCGAGGGATCGACCTACTCTCATCTGCCACGTTCTTGGCTACGACCGGCGACCTGAGCCGCTTCGAGTCGCCACGGATGCTGATGGGCTACCTCGGCCTCGTTCCGTCCGAACACTCCAGCGGTGGCAGCATCCGTCGCGGAGGTATTACGAAGACCGGCAACCGCGAAGCACGGAGGATGCTGATCGAAGCGGCATGGAGCTATCGCTATCCAGCCCGTGTCGCTAAGGAGAAGGCCGAGATCCTCGTCCGCTTGCCGAAGAACGTTAGGGATATCGCGTGGAAGGCACAGACCAGGCTTTGCGCTCGCTATCGAACGATGATTGCGCGCGGTAAGAAGCCTACGGTCGTCGTGGCGGCACTTGCACGCGAACTCGCGGGCTTTATCTGGGCTATCGGTCAGGAGATGCGATTGTCTGGAGCATAG